One Trichoderma atroviride chromosome 7, complete sequence DNA segment encodes these proteins:
- a CDS encoding uncharacterized protein (EggNog:ENOG41): MAPKKRKGRKGTRQRAQQETRLHEPRVSQSGRPSIDRESDRYPAASSSMAGTEEDEEAAGGDTVADLRDDPEDDNDNFEVASLYPASQVRHGAMSTYRSAGGHFVAGDSRTLTSDLASTRSLWTMDLDYRELHGRRYCREYHMPNDEIEQLRLTLLHQVFLHIFDGELSLAPFDELPSHILDVGTGTGEWAIRIAEMYPECEVVGTDISAIAETESVPVNVFFEIEDAEDWDRPPDHYDMIHMRWLSGAFRDWSFIYDCAYYSLKPGGWIEVLDLDGFDTIDFFNNHFPPESPIHKLFRDIHIAADMAGRKVSISHLNAPDFMEAGFVDIRVVDYSLPVMFDEPSVDKIWLMALIDGIESMALRLLTEYMNWDPEECKAVCEQVAWELANITKNPEAAKSLTTKLRVIVARKPLQAPRSNAAWPADEPLSLRTRREEGTPELDSASNATPRQTTEHFVTQTLHQVPHVESL; this comes from the exons ATGGCGCCGAAGAAGCGAAAAGGTCGAAAGGGAACGCGTCAACGAGCGCAACAAGAAACACGCCTTCATGAGCCCCGTGTGTCACAGTCTGGAAGACCATCCATCGACAGAGAAAGCGACAGATATCCAGCTGCATCATCCAGCATGGCCGGGaccgaggaggacgaggaagccGCAGGCGGCGATACTGTCGCCGACCTCAGGGATGACCCTGAAGATGACAATGACAATTTCGAGGTAGCTTCTCTTtatccagccagccaagtCCGACATGGCGCAATGAGCACATACAGGTCAGCTGGCGGACATTTCGTGGCTGGAGATTCGCGGACGTTGACTTCTGACTT AGCGTCAACTCGGTCTCTATGGACCATGGACCTCGATTATCGTGAACTGCATGGTCGCCGATATTGCCGAGAGTACCACATGCCAAACGATGAGATCGAACAGCTTCGGCTGACATTGCTGCACCAAGTCTTCTTGCACATCTTTGATGGAGAACTGAGTCTTGCTCCGTTCGACGAGTTGCCCTCGCATATCCTTGATGTTGGCACTGGCACTGGTGAATGGGCAATTAGGATTGCAGAGATGTATCCAGAATGCGAAGTGGTGGGAACCGACATATCAGCCATTGCCGAAACCGAAAGCGTTCCTGTCAACGTGTTTTTTGAAATCGAGGACGCCGAAGACTGGGACCGACCGCCGGACCACTACGACATGATCCACATGCGCTGGTTATCGGGCGCCTTTCGTGACTGGAGTTTTATTTACGACTGCGCTTACTACTCGCTTAAGCCTGGTGGGTGGATAGAGGTCCTCGACTTGGATGGATTTGATACCATTGATTTTTTCAACAATCACTTCCCGCCCGAATCGCCTATCCATAAGTTATTCAGAGACATCCACATAGCCGCGGATATGGCGGGGCGAAAGGTGTCCATATCTCATCTGAACGCACCTGATTTCATGGAAGCGGGCTTTGTGGATATCCGAGTGGTGGACTATTCTCTTCCCGTCATGTTTGACGAGCCATCGGTTGATAAGATTTGGTTAATGGCTCTTATAGACGGCATCGAGTCCATGGCTTTGCGCCTCCTGACTGAGTACATGAATTGGGATCCGGAAGAGTGCAAAGCCGTCTGCGAACAAGTGGCTTGGGAGTTGGCCAATATCACAAAGAATCCCGAGGCTGCCAAGTCTCTCACTACCAAGCTCCGCGTCATCGTAGCGCGAAAACCTCTTCAGGCACCTAGGTCAAACGCCGCTTGGCCAGCGGATGAACCTTTGTCTCTGCGAACTCGAAGAGAGGAGGGAACACCCGAGCTGGACTCTGCATCGAACGCAACACCGCGCCAGACAACCGAGCATTTTGTCACGCAGACTTTACACCAAGTGCCACATGTTGAATCCTTATAA
- a CDS encoding uncharacterized protein (BUSCO:EOG092D0FJ0), translated as MSLDPNDGFVAADAADLESGDLPIFTIERVQLQFSIAADFAAAQVANNVIILALSNGRILRIDLNRPEDIDDIDLPKKPSDIGIIRRMFLDPTASHLLICTTTGQNFYLHSQSKQPRALSKLRDVVIESVAWNPSLPTASTREILIGAADGNIYEAFIETSNEFYKKEVKHLKNLHKLPNEPITGLWVDNLHGKADLRRIMIATPSRLFHLVGRISHGYDGSGSVYTRMFETEQPVIHELSRVTSGANSTFVVSPDPPDTSPHDDDVPDRAYAWLSSHGVYHGKLLNSPTDAALGSKIFAESKMLPRAQIVTQGAGSKRKPSTETIDAIALTQWHIVNLVGGRVITTNRLTGEMVSEHDVLSAGQKPIGFSVDSQKNTFWLFTSEEIFEIVVRDEDRNIWKIMMETQQFEPALQQARSQMQKETVSAAFGDYLSTKGHWSEAAMVYGRSNKPFEEIALKLIDSNQPDALRIFLLTKLGTTKKSAVMQRIMVASWLVEIFMAKLNSLDDAIITQTDLTERINPAESRNQMSAAKKEFQEFVNKYKSDLDHRTVYDVISSHGREEELLYFANAINDYNYVLSYWVQRERWTDALNVLKKQTDPEVFYRYSTVLMSHVAQDTVDILMRHQDLSPRKLIPALLEYHRDFSGEGTAQNQAIRYLNYVVYQLNSTDAAVHNTLVSIYASLPSKDESGLLAYLQAQGDDPRYDSDFALRQCIHHHRTLSCVHIYTSMEQYLQAVDLALSHNEVELAAVIADRPMSNPQLRKRLWLAVARRVISQSDGIKTAIEFLKRCDLLRIEDLIPFFPDFVVIDDFKEEICEALEDYSRNIDNLKKEMDESSQTAANIKLDIAALDHRYAIVEPGEKCYVCGLPLLSRQFFVFPCQHSFHSDCMGRKVLEQAGVAKSSRIKELQMQIHKGLVSGARREAVVAELDALVASACILCSDFAIKRIDEPFITRDDNLDEWAL; from the exons ATGTCGCTCGATCCCAACGACGGATTTGTCGCCGCCGATGCTGCGGATCTGGAGAGCGGCGACCTGCCAATCTTTACGATTGAGCGGGTGCAGCTGCAGTTCTCGATAGCAGCCGACTTTGCCGCTGCGCAGGTTGCGAACAACGTCATCATCCTGGCCTTGTCGAATGGCCGCATTCTGCGCATCGACCTGAACCGGCCCGAGGACATTGACG ATATCGACCTaccaaagaagccatccGATATTGGCATTATTCGACGCATGTTCCTCGATCCGACAGCGTCGCATCTTTTGATTTGCACAACGACTGGCCAGAATTTCTATCTACATTCACAATCCAAGCAGCCTCGAGCGTTGAGTAAATTGCGCGATGTTGTGATTGAAAGTGTTGCCTGGAACCCTTCCTTGCCTACTGCTTCCACGAGAGAAATCCTTATTGGTGCCGCCGACGGCAACATCTACGAGGCCTTCATAGAAACGTCCAACGAATTCTACAAGAAAGAAGTGAAGCATCTCAAGAACCTACATAAGCTTCCAAATGAGCCCATCACGGGCCTCTGGGTCGACAACTTGCATGGCAAGGCAGACTTGCGCAGGATTATGATTGCTACCCCAAGTAGACTGTTCCACCTCGTCGGTAGGATTAGCCATGGCTATGACGGTAGCGGCTCTGTCTATACAAGGATGTTTGAGACGGAGCAGCCCGTCATCCACGAGCTTTCAAGAGTTACTTCTGGGGCAAATTCCACTTTCGTCGTGTCTCCCGATCCACCTGATACTAGCCCTCATGACGACGATGTGCCGGATCGAGCATATGCTTGGCTATCATCACATGGCGTGTATCACGGAAAACTATTAAATTCACCTACAGACGCCGCGCTTGGATCAAAGATATTTGCAGAATCTAAGATGCTCCCCAGAGCTCAAATCGTTACCCAGGGCGCAGGAAGCAAGCGGAAGCCGTCCACAGAAACAATCGATGCCATTGCTCTGACCCAGTGGCACATTGTAAATCTGGTCGGCGGCCGTGTCATTACTACCAACCGTCTGACTGGAGAGATGGTGTCGGAACATGACGTACTGTCCGCCGGGCAGAAGCCCATTGGTTTCTCCGTAGACTCTCAAAAGAATACCTTTTGGCTGTTTACGTCTGAGGAAATCTTTGAGATTGTGGTGCGAGATGAAGATAGAAACATTTGGAAGATTATGATGGAGACTCAGCAGTTTGAGCCAGCTCTTCAGCAAGCTCGCTCGCAAATGCAAAAGGAGACTGTTTCCGCGGCGTTTGGTGATTACCTCTCTACAAAGGGCCACTGGAGCGAGGCTGCGATGGTGTACGGCCGGAGTAACAAGCCATTTGAAGAGATTGCACTCAAGCTCATCGACAGCAACCAACCCGATGCACTGCGCATCTTCCTACTTACGAAGCTGGGTACGACCAAAAAGTCTGCTGTCATGCAGAGAATAATGGTTGCGAGCTGGCTTGTGGAGATCTTCATGGCCAAGCTAAACTCTCTCGACGATGCAATCATCACTCAGACAGATTTGACAGAGAGAATTAATCCTGCCGAATCAAGGAACCAAATGAGTGCGGCGAAGAAAGAGTTTCAAGAATTCGTTAACAAATACAAGAGCGATCTCGACCATAGGACAGTATACGACGTGATAAGTAGCCACGGtagggaagaagagcttttGTACTTTGCCAACGCTATCAACGACTACAACTATGTCTTATCATACTGGGTACAGCGAGAGAGATGGACTGATGCGCTCAATGtcctgaagaagcagacggaTCCGGAAGTTTTCTACCGATACAGTACTGTGCTCATGTCGCACGTGGCACAAGATACAGTGGATATCCTTATGAGGCATCAAGATCTCAGTCCACGAAAGCTCATCCCCGCTTTGTTGGAATATCATCGCGACTTTTCTGGTGAAGGAACGGCCCAGAATCAGGCCATAAGATATCTCAACTATGTGGTATACCAGCTCAATTCTACCGATGCCGCGGTTCACAACACTCTTGTGTCCATCTACGCTTCACTCCCTTCCAAAGATGAGTCGGGACTGCTAGCTTACCTTCAGGCGCAAGGCGATGATCCTCGATACGATTCCGACTTTGCCTTGAGACAGTGTATCCATCACCACCGAACCCTCTCTTGTGTTCATATATACACCAGCATGGAGCAGTATCTTCAGGCCGTCGATTTGGCACTCTCACACAATGAGGTGGAGCTAGCAGCGGTCATTGCTGATAGACCAATGTCAAACCCTCAGCTGCGTAAAaggctgtggctggctgtTGCCCGGAGAGTCATATCTCAGTCTGACGGTATCAAGACGGCGATTGAATTTTTAAAGAGGTGCGATTTGCTCCGGATTGAGGATCTAATTCCCTTCTTCCCTGATTTTGTGGTCATTGATGACTTCAAAGAGGAAATTTGCGAGGCCCTCGAAGATTATAGCCGAAACATTGATAatttgaagaaggaaatggaTGAGTCTTCTCAGACGGCCGCGAATATCAAGCTAGATATTGCTGCTTTGGATCATCGATACGCTATTGTGGAGCCTGGCGAGAAGTGCTACGTATGTGGGCTGCCACTCCTGAGCAGGCAGTTCTTTGTGTTCCCTTGCCAGCACTCTTTTCACTCGGACTGTATGGGGCGGAAGGTTTTGGAACAAGCTGGTGTTGCCAAGTCGTCCCGAATTAAAGAGCTTCAAATGCAAATTCACAAGGGACTTGTGAGCGGTGCGcggcgagaagctgttgttgctgaaCTTGATGCCTTGGTAGCTTCAGCATG TATTCTTTGCAGCGACTTTGCCATCAAGAGGATTGACGAGCCTTTCATCACTCGGGATGACAACCTTGATGAGTGGGCATTATGA
- a CDS encoding uncharacterized protein (EggNog:ENOG41~SECRETED:SignalP(1-20)) — MPSFTSSLGFLAATAATVSAAVLPRGGTVSVTPHEQYSSSIGVLGCHINTNRVAYWPGDVDCNNICVQLTYQGRSLNVLKIDSSGGAHDISYDAWNTLVFGQSATVDPQQGGGINMDWQFVDVSQCADLLHNGKLPLSAANSVNYVANCLNQPSSFAAQNYEFINILDPVCHYGYDEDCTFNLSVSNQPSCPHQLGVPNTPTGVSVQNIQYGTGKVYTA; from the coding sequence ATGCCTTCCTTCACCTCTTCCCTCGGCTTcctcgccgccaccgccgccaccgtcTCGGCCGCCGTCCTCCCCCGTGGCGGCACCGTCTCCGTCACCCCCCACGAGCAATACTCGTCCTCCATCGGCGTCCTCGGCTgccacatcaacaccaaccgCGTCGCCTACTGGCCCGGCGATGTCGACTGCAACAACATCTGCGTCCAGCTCACCTACCAGGGCCGCTCGCTCAACGTCCTCAAGATCGACTCCTCCGGCGGCGCCCACGACATCTCCTATGATGCCTGGAACACCCTCGTCTTTGGCCAGTCCGCCACCGTGGACCCCCAGcagggcggcggcatcaacaTGGACTGGCAGTTTGTCGACGTCAGCCAGTGCGCCGACCTGCTGCACAACGGCAAGCTGCCCCTCAGTGCCGCCAACAGCGTCAACTACGTGGCCAACTGCCTGAACCAGCCAAGCTCATTTGCTGCTCAGAACTACGAGTTCATCAACATCCTCGATCCCGTGTGCCACTATGGTTATGACGAGGACTGCACCTTCAACCTGTCTGTGAGCAACCAGCCTAGCTGCCCTCACCAGCTCGGTGTCCCCAACACTCCCACTGGCGTGTCTGTTCAGAACATCCAGTACGGCACTGGTAAAGTCTACACTGCCTAA
- a CDS encoding uncharacterized protein (EggNog:ENOG41) codes for MAGVKRSLATMMSNEGPLSVDRLRPYAFIGSNSGSEVASRTPTPPLTPTSGKIPGFSSDASLALVGLRGSGKSTLAIMAASALKKKVINVDVAFQSATGSSSSNFKQVHGNAECQRRQAEVLQEILQQNPTGSIIVCPWMDRNVQILLRQFTATNPVIHVLRDVDAIQGHLKLTDKTKVRNLMKMSNLFYRSCTNLEFFNVSEVREKNVEQYEIGGRGSTANAPYLALKQAERHFLKFLSLIYPTGTIPFFESAFPLASIAPEDRNFTYCLSLLIEDILSGNEKLQDSIVGVDAVQIFVNDLSATRDPIGGFNNLTNRITEATGIVRRSTMLPILLHIKLPEVPNNSIVRLYLDLLSHSLALAPEMLTVDLRLDQSDLSKVISSKSRSKIVGSYFISTDFQSWDSPSWVSWYQKACQLGCDMVRLVRVATTMDDNFVISRFKSKISSLQTKIPLIAYNSGYLGRHSTCFNQTLTLVASSPVTQIQDMGHPFPYITAKEATNALYASFVYDAMKLYVFGANVGYSMSPAMHNAALSSCGIPHHYAPYSSGSLKGVEHLIYDTHFGGASIGLPFKVEITTLTKYLSPHARAIGAANTLIPIRQLKSDGTIPTGSALFAGINRAGPVLALYGENTDWIGIRACIRRGLSPANAVRPTTWGLIIGAGGMARAAVYATLQVGIKNIAIYNRTMENAEKLVFHFQKLLKEGEQNLFTDNQEIRFHIFTSLDEPWLSDQRYPSIIISCIPTHPIGNTPSPEFKLPDAWMANQTGGVIIELGYKTLNTPLLKQARDGASRGWVAMDGLDLLPEQGCAQFELFTGRRAPPTCHAKRNLGEL; via the coding sequence ATGGCTGGCGTGAAGAGATCGTTGGCCACTATGATGAGCAATGAAGGGCCGCTCAGTGTCGACCGGCTGCGGCCATATGCCTTCATCGGCTCAAATTCTGGATCAGAAGTTGCATCAAGAACCCCTACTCCGCCGCTCACACCCACTAGCGGCAAGATCCCAGGTTTCAGTTCCGATGCCTCACTGGCCTTGGTAGGGCTCCGAGGCTCAGGAAAATCAACATtggccatcatggccgcgTCGGCTTTGAAAAAGAAGGTCATCAATGTGGACGTGGCATTCCAGTCAGCTACGGGCTCATCGAGCTCGAATTTCAAGCAAGTCCATGGGAACGCAGAATGTCAGCGGAGGCAAGCAGAAGTGCTGCAGGAGATTCTCCAGCAGAATCCAACAGGGAGCATCATTGTCTGTCCCTGGATGGATAGGAATGTTCAGATTCTTCTTCGACAGTTTACAGCTACCAACCCAGTCATTCATGTCCTTCGGGATGTCGATGCAATCCAAGGCCACTTGAAGCTCACAGACAAGACAAAAGTGCGCAATTTGATGAAAATGAGCAACTTGTTCTATCGCAGTTGCACGAATCTGGAGTTCTTCAACGTCTCCGAAGTTCGGGAGAAGAATGTGGAGCAATACGAGATCGGTGGCCGTGGATCCACGGCGAACGCTCCTTACTTGGCTTTGAAGCAAGCTGAACGGCATTTCCTCAAATTCTTGTCGCTCATTTACCCAACCGGGACTATTCCCTTTTTCGAGTCTGCATTTCCTCTTGCTAGCATTGCGCCAGAAGACAGAAATTTCACATACTGTCTCTCTCTGCTCATCGAAGACATTTTGAGCGGTAATGAGAAATTGCAAGACTCAATAGTTGGCGTAGACGCGGTTCAAATCTTTGTCAACGACTTGTCAGCAACCCGGGATCCTATTGGCGGTTTCAACAACTTAACTAACAGAATTACCGAGGCCACGGGAATTGTCCGAAGGAGCACTATGCTGCCCATCTTGCTCCACATCAAATTGCCTGAGGTGCCCAACAACAGCATAGTGCGGTTATACCTGGACTTGCTTTCGCATAGTTTGGCTCTCGCTCCGGAGATGCTTACAGTTGATTTACGATTGGACCAGTCTGATCTCTCCAAGGTCATCTCTTCAAAGAGCCGATCTAAAATTGTTGGAAGCTATTTCATCTCAACAGACTTCCAATCTTGGGACTCTCCGTCATGGGTATCTTGGTATCAGAAAGCCTGCCAGCTGGGTTGTGACATGGTACGGCTAGTACGAGTAGCGACAACAATGGACGACAATTTTGTCATCTCGCGATTTAAATCCAAGATTTCATCCCTTCAAACAAAAATACCGCTCATCGCGTACAACAGCGGATATCTTGGCCGCCATTCGACCTGCTTCAACCAAACTCTTACACTGGTTGCATCTAGCCCAGTAACGCAAATCCAGGATATGGGCCATCCGTTTCCCTACATCACGGCAAAGGAGGCCACCAATGCCTTATATGCATCTTTTGTATACGATGCAATGAAGCTTTACGTGTTTGGAGCCAACGTAGGATACAGTATGTCTCCAGCCATGCATAATGCTGCACTGTCATCCTGTGGTATACCACATCACTATGCGCCTTATTCGAGCGGTTCTCTGAAAGGGGTTGAACACCTGATATACGATACTCACTTTGGCGGAGCATCTATTGGACTACCATTCAAAGTTGAAATTACAACTTTGACTAAATATCTAAGTCCTCACGCCAGAGCCATCGGGGCCGCCAATACTTTGATTCCCATTCGCCAACTCAAATCCGATGGCACCATCCCAACAGGCTCTGCGCTTTTTGCTGGAATAAATAGAGCTGGTCCTGTTTTAGCTCTATATGGCGAGAATACAGACTGGATCGGTATTCGAGCATGTATCCGCCGCGGACTGTCTCCCGCAAATGCTGTAAGACCAACCACATGGGGACTCATTATAGGTGCAGGCGGTATGGCCCGCGCCGCCGTTTACGCTACGCTACAGGTTGGCATCAAAAACATTGCCATTTACAATCGAACCATGGAGAATGCGGAGAAACTAGTGTTTCATTTCCAGAAGCTACtcaaagaaggagagcagAATTTGTTTACCGATAACCAAGAGATACGGTTTCATATATTCACTTCTCTTGATGAGCCTTGGCTATCTGATCAACGGTATCCCTCCATCATTATATCATGTATCCCGACGCATCCAATTGGCAATACGCCATCTCCCGAGTTCAAGCTGCCTGATGCATGGATGGCCAATCAAACAGGCGGCGTTATCATCGAACTCGGATACAAAACATTGAATACGCCACTCTTGAAACAAGCAAGAGATGGGGCTTCCCGAGGCTGGGTAGCTATGGACGGCCTGGATTTGCTTCCGGAACAAGGCTGTGCGCAGTTTGAACTTTTTACAGGTAGAAGAGCCCCCCCGACGTGTCATGCGAAGAGAAATCTTGGAGAATTATAG
- a CDS encoding uncharacterized protein (EggNog:ENOG41), with product MSPQKRSKDESEPARKSEASTTGTKRRRVSLACDACRTARERCDGGRPQCGRCVSQRRSCSYTPASKKRGIQSGYLRAIELSLAWLLEKTPDNEEALHQLLVKDDGKDGANILMSKGISANKLHKRWSKCRVHKQLESLLCEGGAPKVEASNTEDSETDDDTAVENTDLIAGSSASPHMTDSGAFDEAFSLKELKSIKQRATKLPSNYRHFLNIYFAYTHCWFPILDREDIFATATICESQAGSVSDRPTEDGTTSSNLAVLWSAVAVAAFQNAHSSAPLISEGAVSPTEIFSIARSLIPQEEDQFDVSGIQANLLHAIILIGRENMLAASLITGKAMRLISYLRVMNGDAQKPVLDKLAAACNLIEVLTSICIGQPSRILDMRNVQRTGLSDLGFTDSFSPAYGFGKLSLNPISARPQIPPPFALDQLSRFAQILSTHAAEKLHPDDPGKAITVGDLVSSLDPQFSFCNSVIAGEATPMVPSAFLIQAMFLAATVELVPGQRSSLTSNFLEVVESSISNFGACGTPPIIVALFSLVQQKGIIDEMLTSDTNRWNLALNTIKRVWLPDEAARNAISPKTSTSISGNSWGNISGLKPLGQGNPMSYHEEPPTRSIRQGYGLFPTEAHIPPQRPDLYGKSA from the coding sequence ATGTCGCCCCAAAAAAGATCCAAGGACGAGTCGGAACCTGCTAGGAAATCAGAGGCATCAACCACAGGAACCAAGCGACGGCGAGTGTCTCTGGCCTGTGATGCTTGCAGAACAGCCCGAGAGAGATGCGATGGCGGACGTCCACAATGTGGCCGTTGCGTGTCTCAGCGCCGGTCTTGTTCCTATACGCCTGCATCTAAGAAGAGAGGTATTCAAAGCGGATACCTGAGAGCAATTGAGCTATCGCTTGCTTGGTTGCTTGAGAAGACTCCCGACAATGAAGAGGCCCTACACCAGCTGCTAGTCAAGGATGacggcaaagatggcgccAACATTCTTATGAGCAAAGGCATATCCGCGAATAAGCTTCATAAGCGGTGGAGCAAGTGCCGCGTTCATAAGCAGCTTGAATCGCTACTTTGCGAAGGGGGAGCACCAAAAGTGGAAGCATCTAATACCGAAGATTCAGAAACAGACGACGACACTGCGGTGGAAAATACCGACTTGATAGCAGGTTCATCGGCAAGTCCTCACATGACAGACTCTGGAGCTTTTGACGAggctttttctttaaaaGAGCTCAAATCAATCAAACAACGGGCGACAAAACTACCTTCGAATTATCGACATTTCCTTAACATCTATTTTGCATATACCCATTGCTGGTTCCCGATACTCGATCGAGAAGACATTTTTGCTACCGCGACAATATGCGAGTCTCAGGCTGGAAGTGTATCTGATCGCCCGACGGAAGATGGCACAACCTCCTCTAATCTTGCCGTTCTCTGGTCTGCTGTAGCTGTTGCAGCTTTTCAAAATGCGCActcttcagctcctctcATCAGCGAGGGGGCTGTATCGCCGACAGAGATCTTTTCCATAGCACGGAGCCTGATCCCGCAGGAGGAAGATCAGTTCGATGTTTCCGGCATTCAAGCAAATCTTCTACACGCAATTATTCTGATCGGCCGTGAAAACATGCTGGCTGCATCACTCATCACAGGAAAGGCCATGCGGCTGATTTCATACCTGCGGGTAATGAATGGCGATGCGCAAAAGCCAGTTTTGGATAAATTAGCTGCCGCTTGTAACCTCATCGAGGTGCTAACATCGATTTGTATTGGGCAGCCATCCCGGATACTGGATATGAGAAATGTCCAGCGGACTGGTCTATCAGATTTGGGCTTCACTGATTCTTTTTCTCCGGCCTATGGGTTTGGTAAACTCTCACTAAATCCCATCTCTGCTCGCCCTCAGATACCCCCTCCTTTTGCTCTGGACCAGTTGAGTCGATTTGCCCAGATTTTAAGTACTCATGCTGCCGAAAAGCTTCATCCAGACGACCCTGGTAAAGCTATTACCGTCGGGGATCTTGTATCATCCTTGGATCCACAGTTCAGCTTTTGCAATTCTGTTATTGCCGGAGAGGCAACTCCAATGGTACCTTCAGCATTTCTCATCCAGGCCATGTTCTTAGCCGCAACCGTTGAGCTCGTCCCGGGCCAACGATCTTCCCTCACGTCTAATTTCCTAGAGGTGGTTGAATCCAGCATATCCAATTTTGGGGCATGTGGGACTCCGCCTATCATCGTTGCTCTGTTTTCACTCGTTCAACAGAAAGGCATCATTGATGAAATGCTGACATCTGATACCAACAGATGGAATTTAGCATTAAATACAATCAAGAGAGTGTGGCTGCCAGATGAGGCAGCTCGGAATGCAATATCGCCtaaaacatcaacatcaataTCCGGTAATTCTTGGGGGAACATCTCCGGACTGAAGCCATTGGGCCAGGGCAATCCAATGAGCTACCATGAAGAACCCCCAACAAGATCCATTCGCCAAGGATATGGGCTATTCCCCACGGAGGCACACATACCCCCCCAGCGGCCAGATTTATATGGAAAATCAGCATAA
- a CDS encoding uncharacterized protein (EggNog:ENOG41), with translation MQPVSRVIQPGESQTNSVDYEAILEELGNIDYADSSIEMDPQFMMNLGFAPGCTLEELFHADSGA, from the coding sequence ATGCAGCCCGTTAGCCGGGTCATACAACCAGGAGAATCTCAAACCAACTCGGTCGACTACGAGGCAatcctggaggagctgggcaaCATCGACTACGCTGACAGCAGCATTGAAATGGATCCCCAGTTTATGATGAATCTTGGATTTGCTCCAGGGTGTACTCTGGAAGAATTGTTTCATGCCGATTCCGGCGCCTAA